The sequence AGCCTTTATTGCCAGCCGCCTGGCCGATGCTAGAAAAGCTGAAACTGATTCTGAATTAGAACTGACAGAGTGTTAGTCTAAAAGGTACGTCGACGTTGACGAGTTGCGCTTTTTTATCTCGATCTGCTTTTAGAAAACGAATCGATAGCAAATATTTATTTGCACTAATCTCTGAGTACAGGCTGTCGTCCTCAAGAGCAATTCTCATCAATTGATAGACTTTTCCAGAAGGTGCTTGCTGGAATGAACCATTGTGACCAACTACATCCTTAGCTTCTCCAGACTGGCGCAGTAAGCGTAAAAATAATTGCCCAGCTTCATACCAAGGCAATAAAGGAGTAATGTAATTTTCTAGTAAGGCGCGTCGCTCACTAACGGGGCTATTTTTCCAAGCATGGTAACTTGGTAAATCAATTGGACTCGTGCCTCCTGGAATATTCAGTCGAGTACGAATTGCATTCAACCATTCGCTTTCTGAAATGATAGTGTTGGGTTTTCCCATCGAGCGATTAATTTTAGATGCAGCGGCATCAATCTCGGCAATGGTCTGTAAGAGGGCCTCTTGATCCACTTTTTGCGAGGACTTCAAACCATTCAAAGAATATTTTTGACGCTCAAACTCTTTTAATAGAAGAGACTTGATATCTCCACGGGCGCCAATATCTCCTAAGTCAAACAAAATAGCGATGGCATTGTGATGAAGTTCAGGATCATCTGACCGTAAAAAATGATTAAAACGGGCGAACAAATACTCCAGCCGAAGCATGCTCCGGACTAATTCATTGAAGGGGTATTCGTAGACAATCACAAGCCCATATTCTATGACGAACTAGGTTAGCTCTTGCGAATCTGTAGGATTTTTTGATGCAAAAGTCTGACTTGCTCTGCTAAGTCTTCCAGGCTACCCATATTTTTGACGACAGTATCGGCCTGCGCTAAGCGTTCAGTCCTTGTAGCCTGGGCTTGGAGGATGCTTTCAACCTCTTGTCTAGTGAGGTCATTTCGCTCCATTACCCGCTGGATTTGCATCGCTTCAGAGCAATCAGCCACCACCACATGGTCAATAAACTGGAGCCAGTCAGAGGACTCCAATAGCAGCGGCACAACAAAAACAATGTAGGGTGCCTGATTTTCCACAGCCAAGCGGGCTTGTTCGATAGCTTTGGTCCGAATGAGGGGGTGGGTAATGGCCTCTAAGGCTTTTCTAGAATGTGGGTCCTCAAACACTAAAACACGCATCTTTTTCCTGTCTAGAGCACCATCTGCTTGGATAAATTCAGAACCAAAGCGTTCCCGAATAGGCTCAATCGCAGACCCTCCAGTGCTAGTTATTTGGTGTGCAATGACATCGGAGTCAACGATTGAGGCCCCATAACTGGCTAGCCTTTCTGCAATGGCAGATTTGCCTGATCCTATGCCTCCAGTTAGGCCAACTAGGGTCGCAGCATCCTTGAGAGTGCTTAAATTCACCGAATGAGCAGAAGGGTTTGAAGTGCCTGAGGCCATAACACTTCTATGATGCCAGCAAAGGCCAAAAAGGGCCCAAAAGGAAAAGCATGGCTAATTTGTGATCGATGCCACTTGAGCCAAATGAAGCCCCCAACAAGGCCTGTTAAAGAGGCAATCAATAGGATCTCTGGTAAAGCACCAGCACCAAGCCAGGCACCCAAGGCAGCAAGAAGCTTGGCATCCCCCATGCCGATCCCATTATGCTTTTTGAACATGCGGTAAATGAAATTCATCACCCAAAGAAAGCCGTAACCAAAAATGCAGCCAAGCATGGCGTTGAAGGGCTCCGCAAAACCTTGCGATGCTAAAAAATTAAAGCCCAGCCCTGAAAAAATTAGAGGAATCGTTAGAGCATTAGGGAGGCGAAAGCTGGTGAGATCGACATAGGCTAAATAAATAAGCACTAGTACAAGCGTAATTTGAATCCAGATCATAAGATTGGGGGCTTGCATCAGACGACTTGTCCCAAGTTAAATATTGGCAGATACAGAATGACAACTAAGGCTCCAATAATGAGGCCAATACCAATCATTAGCAAGGGCTCCATAGTTTGGCCCAGTGTTTTCAGTTCATTGCTAAGGCGGGTTTGCAAAACTTCTGCACGCTTATTCAACATCTTTGCTAAGGAAGCACTCTCAGCGCCAATAGCAAGCAGATGCAGGGTTTCTTTATCAAATAAATAGAGATGTGGATCGGACTTGTTGAGAGACTCTCGTAATGGCCAACCTCGGGTGAGGTGTTTAAATAACTCTGCACTAAGATCGTGGCTTAACCAATGATTTGAGGATTGGGCAGTAATACGAATTGCATCAGGTAGTGCTAATCCAGAGTGCAGCAGATGACCTAGGGTGCGGCACCAATTACTCAAAGTGGCTAAGCGGAGAAGATTGCCAAAGATCGGCAGCTCAAAGCTAATTCGATCACATAGTTTCTGCAGTCGAACTGATCGAACCCAAAAAAATATAAAGATACTGGCTCCACCAAGGCTCAATAGCGCAATAAATAGAGAGAACTCTTTAATTAAATCTGAAGTTGCAATCAATATCGAAGTGGCGGGTGGTAGCTCTGCGCGGAAATTGGCAAAGACCTCTTTAAAAACAGGAATTACCCAAATCATCATCGCTACGAGTAAAAAAAGTGAGCTGATTAAAGTAATGAGAGGGTAGGTTAATGCTTGTCGGATCTGACTGCTTAACTCCATTTTGGCACTCAGTTGCCGGCAAATTGTCCGCAGGGCCAATTCAAGATCGCCAGTGCGCTCGCTCACTCGAATCAAGTTAATGAATTCTGGTGAGAATAA comes from Polynucleobacter paneuropaeus and encodes:
- the zapD gene encoding cell division protein ZapD, producing MIVYEYPFNELVRSMLRLEYLFARFNHFLRSDDPELHHNAIAILFDLGDIGARGDIKSLLLKEFERQKYSLNGLKSSQKVDQEALLQTIAEIDAAASKINRSMGKPNTIISESEWLNAIRTRLNIPGGTSPIDLPSYHAWKNSPVSERRALLENYITPLLPWYEAGQLFLRLLRQSGEAKDVVGHNGSFQQAPSGKVYQLMRIALEDDSLYSEISANKYLLSIRFLKADRDKKAQLVNVDVPFRLTLCQF
- the coaE gene encoding dephospho-CoA kinase (Dephospho-CoA kinase (CoaE) performs the final step in coenzyme A biosynthesis.), with the protein product MNLSTLKDAATLVGLTGGIGSGKSAIAERLASYGASIVDSDVIAHQITSTGGSAIEPIRERFGSEFIQADGALDRKKMRVLVFEDPHSRKALEAITHPLIRTKAIEQARLAVENQAPYIVFVVPLLLESSDWLQFIDHVVVADCSEAMQIQRVMERNDLTRQEVESILQAQATRTERLAQADTVVKNMGSLEDLAEQVRLLHQKILQIRKS
- a CDS encoding prepilin peptidase, with protein sequence MIWIQITLVLVLIYLAYVDLTSFRLPNALTIPLIFSGLGFNFLASQGFAEPFNAMLGCIFGYGFLWVMNFIYRMFKKHNGIGMGDAKLLAALGAWLGAGALPEILLIASLTGLVGGFIWLKWHRSQISHAFPFGPFLAFAGIIEVLWPQALQTLLLIR
- a CDS encoding type II secretion system F family protein, with translation MMHFLLRRHLGIKGQLQFAEQLLSLLESGLPLLNAIELLQKVNGSDYDHFLPKLYTKLKQGNSLTQSLLLQADLFSPEFINLIRVSERTGDLELALRTICRQLSAKMELSSQIRQALTYPLITLISSLFLLVAMMIWVIPVFKEVFANFRAELPPATSILIATSDLIKEFSLFIALLSLGGASIFIFFWVRSVRLQKLCDRISFELPIFGNLLRLATLSNWCRTLGHLLHSGLALPDAIRITAQSSNHWLSHDLSAELFKHLTRGWPLRESLNKSDPHLYLFDKETLHLLAIGAESASLAKMLNKRAEVLQTRLSNELKTLGQTMEPLLMIGIGLIIGALVVILYLPIFNLGQVV